The genomic DNA ctcaggagcagggggaggtagagaagccctcaggggtgataggggccagcagccaccactcgcacctgctgacagcactgagTGATCGGAACtggcgctgggcactggcagcgggtgtaaGCGCGgttctggtgccagcagtgggtgcaagcgccaggcaggaccagggtgtgtgggagcaaagaattttcagtaaccaccagaggcttgccccgatgacagcgaccagcaccctgccttggtctggcatccctgCTCACCAGCTTCACCATCCCACTGGGCCAACATCCGCCATGTTCCCCGCGTGCCCCGGGTGGTCAGCGCAtgccatagcgactggttgttaggttgttcggtttgttctgctgttcggtctgtttgcatattagccttttatttgttaactctgtatttaattttttgagaaactgcctgATTGTCAAAGTGGCTGTGCCATATTACATTACCATCAGCAGTGTATGAAGGTTTCAGTTTCTCATCCTCACCAAGacttgtcttttttattaaagGTACTCTAGTggggcccagctggtatggctcagtggttgagcgtcaacctatcaaccagaaggtcatggttcgatctcaatcagggcacatgcctgggttgcggggctTGATCcggtgtggggcatacaggaggctgccaatcaatgattctctctcatcattgatgtttctatctctccctctcctttcttaaatcaataaaaatatattttaaaaaaagaagctatcctagtgggtgtgaaatggtatcttattatagttttgatttacattttcctgataGTTAattatgttgaacatcttttcgtactggcattattcataataaccaaaaattggaaacaactcaaatgtccatcaatgaatggatttttaaaatgtgtagtattcatataatggaatattattcagccataaaaagaaattaagtacaGAAACATACTTATATTATGCATAAACCTTGAAAGCatgctaagtgaaggaagccagtcacaaaggactacatattgtatggttccatttatatgaaatgtccaaaataggcaaatccataaagTCAAAGTGGTTGCTTAGGGTTGGGGGATGAAAGGAAATGGGAATGAGGCTTTATGTTGGTGtggtgaaatgttttaaaactgattgtggtgatggttgagAAACTGGGAATGTACTAAAAAGCACTGAACTGTACGCTAAATGAGTGAATtgtatatgttatttaaaaagttaaagatgaAAGTATGAActtatatagttttaatttaagtattttgttttcttagatAAAATTGAATTCaggctattttctttttaataatagcaACATTATTAATCTCTACTCACTTTCTATTCCCATCCCCTTAAACATCTTTTAGGTTTGCCCTTGTTGGTGTTGGATCTGAAGCATCCTCAAAAAAGTTAATGGATCTGTTGCCTAAAAGAGAACTTCATGGTCAGAATCCTGTTGTAACTCCATGCAATAAACAGTTCCTGAGTCAATTTGAAATGCAGTCCAGGAAAAGTAAGCAATTCCTCTGAGGCTTTTATTAAAAGATGTGTATTTTAATCAATTTTGCTAGCATTTATTAGATATTATACTAGAAAAGTCACCTTAATATTTAGTTTGTTGGAGAATCCATTTTAGGAAGTCCATGCTTTGCATTTGATTTAATTACTGGTTATGACTGTGATCCTGTATGCTGGAAACCTACTCCCATTTTTCTCTAGGTGTCACAAACCCATTATTATTCAACAGTGTGCAAGTTCTGTAGCCCTGCCATTCTTGTCCTGTCATTCCCATCctagagaaaggaagaaactaCATTCTAATCCTTAGATTGAAGGAAACTTATGTGGATGTGTGTTATGGTGGTGGAGAAACCACTGATAACCAGAAAATATTCGTTGATTTCTGCTTGGCACCAAGACCTTTCACCACTTGGTAAAGTGACTATAGAGAAGATTTGCCATTGCCCACTTATGAATGCTATCACTTAAAGAGATAAGATGGATGATCATGTATTAAACAGAAATTCAAGTGgttggtatttttttaatgttttagcaCTTAAGGCTTAATTAACAAGAATATGTTACaaaatttaaatgatttatgCTTAGTGAAATTTGGATTTCTGTTGGAGAATTTGGTCTTGGCTGCTGCAGAGAGTACTGTATTTTGAAAGTAACTCATACTTATTCATTGGAAATACATATGTGCCTGGATATTTTGAGACTTCAAAAGAACGCAAATAAATGTGAATGTTTTCCTAATCAATACTTCTCAAGTAGTTTGGAAAGACCCAAGGCATCTGCAAGTTAGTGTATAGTATAAATGATTTTGGAATGTGGCTGTTTCTAATAATAATGGTTACATTTCAGAGaactattttaataaatgctattTATGAGTATTTGGATATTTGCAGCTACACAATCAGGACAAATGTCTGGGGAAGGTAAAGCTGGTCCTCCAGGAGGCAGTTCACGTGCAGCATTTCCACAAGGTGGTAGAGGACGGGGCCGTTTTCCAGGGGCTGTTCCCGGTGGGGACAGATTTCCTGGGCCAGCAGGACCAGGAGGGCCACCCCCACCTTTTCCAggtaaattttttcttaaaattaccaTGGATAAAATGTGTCTATCTAAtacctcttttccttttctctcttttcaagtAATGCATTATTGATGTGACTTACTCTCCTTGTTATGCTATTTTTGGAATCCAGGAAATTTGATCAAGCATCTTGTTAAAGGAACTCGGCCTTTGTTCCTGGAAACTAGGATTCCATGGCATATGGGGCACAGCATAGAGGAAATACCCATTTTTGGCCTAAAaggtctttatttttctccaaacttGCTTGACTTATATATAGAATATTTACATCCGTCTTATTTTCTTACCtcttaaaaaattctttcaaGACAATTTTTCCTTATTTCACTTTCTAGCTTGGCATCAGAGTAGAATATAAGGTGGGTGATTTCACTGTAAGAAATGTGTGTATGCTGAAAGATGGAAACTATCGCTAAGTATAATTGTCTTTAGTAAAGTTTTTGtttcaataatttttcttaaGCATAAATTGAGGAAGTTAAATTTGTAAGGATATACTTTATCTTTGTAATTGTTAGTGTAGCATTTACCATACGGGTTTTATTTAACAAGAAAGAATATTGGTCTATGAGTTATGCTTTAAAAGTATAATCTTGGCATGAAggttaaaatactttattgaagtgtgtttttttttgttttgtttttcctcccttttATTCTATAGCTGGACAGACTCCACCACGTCCACCCTTAGGTCCTCCAGGCCCACCTGGTCCACCAGGTCCACCTCCACCTGGTCAGGTTCTGCCTCCTCCTTTAGCTGGGCCTCCTAATCGAGGCGATCGCCCTCCACCGCCAGTTCTTTTTCCTGGACAACCTTTTGGGCAGCCTCCTTTGGGTCCGCTTCCTCCTGGTCCTCCACCTCCAGTTCCAGGCTACGGCCCCCCTCCTGGTCCACCACCTCCACAACAGggaccacctccacctccaggccCCTTTCCACCTCGTCCACCTGGTCCTCTTGGGCCACCCCTTACACTTGCTCCTCCTCCGCATCTTCCTGGACCACCTCCAGGTGCCCCACCGCCAGCTCCACACGTGAACCCAGCTTTCTTTCCTCCACCAACCAACAGCGGCATGCCTACATCAGATAGTCGGGGTCCACCACCAACAGATCCATATGGCCGACCTCCGCCATATGATAGGGGTGACTATGGGCCTCCTGGAAGGTAAGTTAGTATGTATCTTTGAATGTAGACTTCGTATACTTTGTAGAAGATATTCTACGTTCCATCATTGAAG from Myotis daubentonii chromosome 2, mMyoDau2.1, whole genome shotgun sequence includes the following:
- the CPSF6 gene encoding cleavage and polyadenylation specificity factor subunit 6 isoform X1, whose translation is MADGVDHIDIYADVGEEFNQEAEYGGHDQIDLYDDVISPSANNGDAPEDRDYMDTLPPTVGDDVGKGAAPNVVYTYTGKRIALYIGNLTWWTTDEDLTEAVHSLGVNDILEIKFFENRANGQSKGFALVGVGSEASSKKLMDLLPKRELHGQNPVVTPCNKQFLSQFEMQSRKTTQSGQMSGEGKAGPPGGSSRAAFPQGGRGRGRFPGAVPGGDRFPGPAGPGGPPPPFPGNLIKHLVKGTRPLFLETRIPWHMGHSIEEIPIFGLKAGQTPPRPPLGPPGPPGPPGPPPPGQVLPPPLAGPPNRGDRPPPPVLFPGQPFGQPPLGPLPPGPPPPVPGYGPPPGPPPPQQGPPPPPGPFPPRPPGPLGPPLTLAPPPHLPGPPPGAPPPAPHVNPAFFPPPTNSGMPTSDSRGPPPTDPYGRPPPYDRGDYGPPGREMDTARTPLSEAEFEEIMNRNRAISSSAISRAVSDASAGDYGSAIETLVTAISLIKQSKVSADDRCKVLISSLQDCLHGIESKSYGSGSRRRERSRERDHSRSREKSRRHKSRSRDRHDDYYRERSRERERHRDRDRDRDRERDREREYRHR
- the CPSF6 gene encoding cleavage and polyadenylation specificity factor subunit 6 isoform X2 yields the protein MADGVDHIDIYADVGEEFNQEAEYGGHDQIDLYDDVISPSANNGDAPEDRDYMDTLPPTVGDDVGKGAAPNVVYTYTGKRIALYIGNLTWWTTDEDLTEAVHSLGVNDILEIKFFENRANGQSKGFALVGVGSEASSKKLMDLLPKRELHGQNPVVTPCNKQFLSQFEMQSRKTTQSGQMSGEGKAGPPGGSSRAAFPQGGRGRGRFPGAVPGGDRFPGPAGPGGPPPPFPGNLIKHLVKGTRPLFLETRIPWHMGHSIEEIPIFGLKAGQTPPRPPLGPPGPPGPPGPPPPGQVLPPPLAGPPNRGDRPPPPVLFPGQPFGQPPLGPLPPGPPPPVPGYGPPPGPPPPQQGPPPPPGPFPPRPPGPLGPPLTLAPPPHLPGPPPGAPPPAPHVNPAFFPPPTNSGMPTSDSRGPPPTDPYGRPPPYDRGDYGPPGREMDTARTPLSEAEFEEIMNRNRAISSSAISRAVSDASAGDYGSAIETLVTAISLIKQSKVSADDRCKVLISSLQDCLHGIESKSYGSGSRRERSRERDHSRSREKSRRHKSRSRDRHDDYYRERSRERERHRDRDRDRDRERDREREYRHR